Proteins co-encoded in one Synechococcus elongatus PCC 6301 genomic window:
- the cobQ gene encoding cobyric acid synthase CobQ has protein sequence MPALMVVGCTSHAGKSLITAAICRLLRRQGWRVAPFKGQNMALNAYVTASGGEIGYAQAFQAWAAGVEPTIEMNPILLKPQGDMTSQVVLKGRAVGRTLAERYYQDYFEVGWEAICEALEQLQADYDWIVCEGAGSPAEINLKHRDLTNLRVAKHLQAPTLLLVDIDRGGSFAHLIGTLELLDPDERSLIRGFVFNKFRGRRELLQSGLDWLEERTGIPVLGVIPWIDRAFPSEDSLDLMERRRRKTQAEVTIAVIRLPRIANFTDFDPLESEPSVQVRYVGLQDELGYPDAVILPGSKTTISDLLDLQRSGLAQAIRDYAAAGGTVLGICGGFQMMGQHILDLEGTEGIEGQFEGLHLFPTQTWFTAEKTLRQRQTTARSPQAGLPITGYEIHQGQTRLDSDSEEFLPIFDDPKLGLCDRNGNLWGTYLHGIFDNGAWRRAWLNSLRHRRGLKALPTSIGHYQAQRDDLIDALSDAVEPYLNLSPLLTAL, from the coding sequence ATGCCGGCGCTGATGGTCGTGGGTTGCACCTCCCACGCAGGTAAATCCTTGATCACTGCGGCGATCTGCCGTTTACTGCGGCGGCAGGGTTGGCGGGTTGCGCCCTTCAAGGGGCAAAACATGGCGCTCAATGCCTACGTAACTGCTAGTGGCGGGGAAATTGGCTACGCTCAAGCCTTTCAAGCCTGGGCAGCGGGAGTCGAGCCGACGATCGAGATGAATCCGATTTTGCTCAAGCCTCAGGGAGATATGACCTCACAGGTTGTCCTCAAGGGACGGGCTGTTGGGCGGACTTTGGCCGAGCGCTACTACCAGGACTACTTTGAGGTGGGCTGGGAGGCGATTTGCGAGGCTCTCGAACAGCTGCAGGCTGACTACGACTGGATTGTCTGCGAGGGAGCTGGCAGTCCGGCCGAGATTAACCTCAAGCATCGCGACCTGACTAATCTCCGAGTGGCCAAACACTTGCAAGCGCCGACCCTGCTGCTGGTCGATATCGATCGCGGCGGCTCCTTCGCGCACCTAATCGGCACCTTAGAACTCCTTGACCCCGATGAGCGATCGCTGATTCGGGGCTTTGTCTTCAATAAGTTCCGGGGGCGGCGCGAACTCTTGCAATCGGGGCTGGATTGGCTGGAGGAACGGACGGGAATTCCTGTGCTCGGAGTCATCCCCTGGATCGATCGTGCTTTTCCATCTGAAGATTCGCTGGATCTGATGGAACGGCGACGCCGCAAAACCCAAGCGGAAGTGACGATCGCAGTGATTCGACTGCCTCGGATCGCCAATTTTACCGACTTTGATCCGCTGGAGAGCGAGCCATCGGTGCAGGTGCGCTACGTCGGGCTGCAGGATGAGCTCGGCTACCCCGATGCGGTGATTCTGCCCGGTTCAAAGACGACGATCAGTGACCTACTGGATCTGCAGCGATCGGGCCTGGCTCAAGCGATTCGAGACTATGCAGCGGCTGGCGGCACTGTGCTGGGCATCTGTGGCGGCTTCCAGATGATGGGCCAGCACATCCTTGATCTAGAGGGGACAGAAGGGATCGAAGGACAGTTTGAGGGACTGCATCTATTCCCCACCCAGACTTGGTTCACCGCCGAAAAAACCTTGCGGCAGCGGCAAACCACGGCGCGATCGCCCCAAGCAGGGCTGCCGATCACCGGCTACGAAATTCACCAAGGTCAGACCCGCCTCGACAGCGACAGCGAAGAGTTCCTGCCCATTTTTGACGATCCCAAACTGGGGCTCTGCGATCGCAATGGCAATCTCTGGGGCACCTACCTGCATGGCATCTTCGACAACGGTGCTTGGCGACGGGCTTGGCTGAATAGTCTGCGTCATCGACGCGGTCTCAAAGCTCTGCCGACCAGCATCGGCCACTACCAAGCCCAACGGGATGACCTGATCGATGCCCTATCGGATGCGGTGGAGCCCTACCTCAACCTCTCTCCGTTGTTGACGGCACTCTAG
- a CDS encoding Npun_F0494 family protein — protein sequence MSAVLSGGLNFPAKTLRRATRAAACSPFRLGLFLALRQTAVPLQDIAGTAGIAQGYSRRNLNELIAENELMWLMQVGLLRREVDGQGLTNRFRLTPLGQQLVLIWQQQGDRLPPAGLRDRFYNAVCRWLRLPF from the coding sequence ATGTCTGCTGTCCTGTCGGGGGGATTGAATTTCCCTGCCAAAACCCTGCGTCGAGCGACCCGAGCTGCGGCTTGCTCCCCCTTTCGCCTCGGACTGTTTTTGGCACTGCGGCAAACAGCCGTGCCGCTGCAGGATATTGCGGGAACTGCAGGCATTGCCCAGGGCTACAGTCGGCGCAACCTGAATGAGCTGATTGCTGAAAACGAACTGATGTGGCTGATGCAGGTGGGACTGCTCCGGCGTGAGGTGGATGGACAAGGGCTGACCAATCGCTTTCGTCTCACGCCCCTCGGACAGCAGTTGGTGCTGATCTGGCAACAGCAGGGCGATCGCCTCCCGCCTGCGGGTCTGCGCGATCGCTTTTACAATGCGGTGTGCCGCTGGTTGCGGTTGCCGTTCTAA
- a CDS encoding nucleoside triphosphate pyrophosphatase — translation MTTPRLILASASPARRRLLATVGLTVEVQPSHFDESLVQLNDPPALVQELAFRKAASVARSQTEPALVLGCDSVLAINGEICGKPASPAEAIARWQQMRGQWGELHTGHALIDSASQRRWLACGTTRVRFAEVEDAEIKAYVATGEPLACAGAFALEGKGGLFIAEIQGCHTNVIGLSLPLLRELLLAADYPLLQAWQT, via the coding sequence ATGACGACTCCACGCCTGATTTTGGCTTCGGCTTCGCCTGCTCGTCGTCGACTGTTGGCGACGGTGGGGCTGACGGTGGAGGTACAGCCCAGTCACTTTGATGAAAGCTTGGTACAACTGAACGATCCGCCTGCTTTGGTGCAGGAGCTAGCCTTTCGCAAGGCCGCCAGTGTGGCGCGATCGCAAACAGAACCGGCGCTGGTCTTAGGCTGCGATTCGGTCTTGGCGATCAACGGTGAAATTTGCGGTAAACCAGCGAGCCCAGCTGAGGCGATCGCTCGCTGGCAACAGATGCGCGGTCAGTGGGGCGAACTCCATACCGGACATGCGCTGATTGATTCAGCCAGTCAACGTCGCTGGTTGGCCTGTGGGACAACGCGAGTCCGTTTTGCCGAAGTAGAAGATGCCGAGATCAAAGCCTATGTAGCGACGGGCGAACCACTGGCTTGTGCGGGTGCTTTTGCCTTGGAAGGGAAAGGCGGGCTGTTCATTGCTGAAATTCAGGGCTGCCACACCAATGTGATTGGCCTGAGCTTGCCATTACTGCGGGAGTTGTTGCTCGCGGCAGACTATCCTTTGCTGCAGGCATGGCAGACCTAA
- a CDS encoding tetratricopeptide repeat protein — MQITAAAQHDYQQAIAAYQAGEFEAAIAQLDRLLGDVPDWAAALGLQGLCYYCCDQRETGITLLRRAIALDPTDPTHFNNLGNLLQRQGHLTEALERLTQALAIDPTHVAARFNRAITLQKLGDPATALQDYQQLLEADPDNPEIRYNSAHAALAIGDWDFGLPAYEARCQQLQHFPEIEASLKLPRWQGQDLDQQTLLVWGEQGFGDRLMGARWIPLLRQRYPQARIVWQTSPSLVRLFQTLADDRLMVLAEGAELPVCDWQVPLLSLMLIFQSDRNRLPWHGPYFFPHKGDFLPASDRPRLGLVWSAGRNPAQSAEFAANKSCPLALLWSVLSVSGWDVVSLQVDEARQDLQTLSDPLLDLGSEIGDFQDTVDRLAHLDLLITVDTAIAHLGGMIGLPTWVLLPAVPDWRWELSGATTPWYPSLRLFRQPSPGDWSGAIAELQTALAEFQPAPQHWDYRGELSIADWIQAADRAFTAQNWPRAEWLIRQAVAIAPEEPSFHRALGRSLKQQGDYAGAAQALAIACELAPTQAEFWHERSSLEYYDNQLTAALNSLNQAIALQGATADHLISRGVLHYRLGQFPESCADYDAAAAIAPESPLLRCNRGFLQLHWGNWLQGWPDLEVRFDFQSDLDPFQYRQLAPAWQGEPLGQQTLLIWGEQGLGDHLLFCRWLPELRLQHPQAQLIFVTDPLLERLMQQLADDRLQICCLDEPVPACDRQVALMSLPAIAQTTPATVPWRGAYFQSSMPPLRCAETLQVGFVWASGKRSSPETARLYREKSCPLNELLPALLAVPAVDYYSFQVGADVAELQPWLEQSDRLFDLSEQLQDFQDTADWLAEMDVLISVDTAVANLAGMMALPVWTLLPEPANWRWGLTGHTTPWYPSMRLYRQTQRGNWSGAIAQIQQDLQQLSRDRDCLVT; from the coding sequence GTGCAGATCACGGCAGCAGCACAGCACGACTACCAACAGGCGATCGCGGCTTATCAAGCGGGAGAGTTTGAGGCGGCGATCGCTCAACTGGATCGGCTGCTCGGTGACGTTCCCGATTGGGCGGCTGCGCTTGGCTTGCAAGGTTTGTGTTATTACTGCTGCGACCAGAGAGAGACTGGAATTACGCTGCTGCGCCGAGCGATCGCGCTCGATCCCACGGATCCAACTCACTTCAACAATCTCGGTAATCTCCTGCAACGGCAGGGCCACCTCACTGAAGCCCTAGAGCGGCTTACTCAAGCGCTGGCGATCGATCCAACCCATGTGGCAGCTCGTTTCAATCGCGCCATTACCCTGCAAAAACTCGGCGATCCAGCGACGGCTCTGCAGGACTATCAACAACTTTTGGAGGCAGATCCCGACAACCCTGAAATTCGCTATAACAGCGCCCATGCCGCCCTCGCGATCGGGGACTGGGACTTTGGTCTACCCGCCTACGAAGCTCGCTGCCAACAACTTCAACACTTTCCCGAAATTGAAGCCTCGCTGAAACTACCGCGTTGGCAGGGGCAAGACTTAGATCAACAAACGCTCTTGGTCTGGGGAGAACAGGGCTTTGGCGATCGCCTGATGGGGGCGCGATGGATACCTCTGCTGCGCCAGCGCTATCCCCAAGCCCGCATCGTTTGGCAGACTAGCCCGTCTTTAGTCCGGCTCTTTCAAACGCTGGCGGACGATCGACTCATGGTACTGGCCGAAGGGGCTGAGTTACCTGTCTGCGATTGGCAAGTGCCTTTGCTGTCGCTGATGTTGATTTTTCAAAGCGATCGCAACCGCTTGCCTTGGCATGGCCCTTACTTCTTCCCACATAAGGGTGATTTCCTACCAGCAAGCGATCGCCCCCGACTGGGACTTGTTTGGAGCGCGGGTCGCAATCCGGCGCAATCGGCGGAATTTGCCGCTAATAAAAGCTGTCCGCTGGCATTGCTCTGGTCGGTGCTATCGGTGTCCGGCTGGGACGTTGTCTCGCTCCAAGTTGATGAGGCACGGCAGGATTTACAGACGCTTTCGGATCCGCTGCTCGATCTCGGCAGTGAGATTGGCGATTTTCAGGACACCGTCGATCGCTTAGCCCATCTGGACTTACTGATCACGGTTGATACGGCGATCGCTCATCTCGGCGGCATGATTGGGCTACCGACTTGGGTGCTGCTGCCCGCAGTTCCCGATTGGCGCTGGGAACTTTCTGGTGCCACTACGCCGTGGTATCCCAGCCTGCGACTGTTCCGACAACCCAGCCCCGGTGATTGGTCAGGGGCGATTGCGGAACTCCAAACGGCGCTGGCTGAGTTTCAACCGGCTCCCCAGCACTGGGACTATCGAGGCGAGTTATCCATAGCGGATTGGATTCAAGCCGCCGATCGCGCTTTCACCGCTCAGAACTGGCCAAGAGCTGAATGGTTGATTCGACAGGCTGTGGCGATCGCCCCCGAGGAGCCGTCCTTTCATCGCGCTTTAGGTCGCAGTCTCAAGCAGCAGGGCGACTACGCCGGTGCGGCCCAAGCCCTCGCGATCGCCTGTGAGTTAGCCCCCACGCAAGCGGAGTTCTGGCACGAGCGATCGAGTTTGGAGTACTACGACAATCAGTTGACCGCTGCGCTGAACAGTCTGAATCAGGCGATCGCGTTGCAAGGAGCGACTGCCGATCACTTGATTAGCCGAGGTGTGCTTCACTATCGTCTGGGTCAATTCCCCGAATCCTGCGCCGACTACGACGCTGCCGCTGCGATCGCTCCTGAGAGCCCACTGCTGCGCTGCAATCGCGGTTTCTTACAACTGCACTGGGGCAACTGGCTGCAGGGCTGGCCTGATTTAGAAGTGCGCTTCGACTTCCAGTCCGATCTTGATCCATTTCAGTACCGCCAACTGGCTCCGGCTTGGCAGGGTGAACCGCTTGGTCAGCAAACACTCTTGATTTGGGGTGAACAAGGACTGGGTGATCATCTGCTCTTCTGTCGATGGCTCCCAGAACTACGCCTGCAGCATCCCCAAGCCCAGCTCATTTTCGTCACCGATCCGCTGCTGGAGCGGCTGATGCAGCAACTGGCGGACGATCGCCTTCAAATTTGCTGCTTGGATGAACCTGTCCCAGCCTGCGATCGCCAAGTGGCGCTGATGTCGTTGCCCGCGATCGCGCAAACCACACCCGCAACGGTGCCTTGGCGCGGAGCCTATTTCCAAAGCAGTATGCCGCCCCTGCGCTGTGCCGAGACGCTCCAAGTCGGCTTTGTTTGGGCTTCCGGCAAGCGATCATCCCCAGAAACCGCTCGCCTTTACCGCGAAAAAAGCTGTCCGCTCAACGAACTGCTACCGGCGCTGCTAGCTGTCCCAGCGGTTGATTATTACAGCTTCCAAGTGGGCGCTGACGTGGCTGAACTGCAACCTTGGTTAGAGCAGAGCGATCGCCTATTTGACCTGAGTGAGCAACTACAGGATTTTCAAGACACGGCCGACTGGCTGGCGGAAATGGATGTGCTGATTTCTGTTGATACCGCAGTGGCGAATCTAGCGGGGATGATGGCGCTGCCCGTCTGGACACTCCTACCCGAACCCGCCAATTGGCGCTGGGGCCTCACGGGTCATACGACGCCTTGGTATCCGAGCATGCGCCTCTATCGCCAGACCCAACGCGGTAATTGGAGTGGCGCGATCGCCCAAATTCAACAGGATTTACAGCAGCTCAGCCGCGATCGCGACTGTCTCGTGACTTAG
- a CDS encoding nicotinate phosphoribosyltransferase, whose protein sequence is MDLNLLFDTDSYKVSHWLQYPADTTAIGAYLESRGGDCSHTLFFGLQYLLLRYFFQPITSADIQEAAALFQAHGLPFNQAGWQRVCDRYGGYLPLRIRAVPEGSLVPTGNILLTVESTDPELAWLATWVETLLLRVWYPITVATRSWQLRQIIQQALEQSAENPAAEIDFKLHDFGSRGVSSQESAAIGGLAHLVNFQGTDTIAALLAGQRYYDCAIAGFSIPAAEHSTITAWGPSGELDAYRNMLDRFANPGSVVAVVSDSYDLWHAVDQLWGEDLRDRILQSGATVVIRPDSGNPEQIVPELLRRLAAKFGCDRNQKGYQVLRSVRVIQGDGITVDSLPKVLQAVMAAGFSASNVAFGMGGGLLQQVNRDTQRFAYKCSWIERSGQVIPICKRPATDLRKASKAGRLDLIRDREGQYRTVSLLTSEPDPQSCLQTVFENGAIVRRQSLQEIRDRARSETR, encoded by the coding sequence ATGGACCTCAATCTTCTGTTCGATACCGACTCATACAAAGTCAGCCACTGGCTGCAATATCCTGCCGATACGACTGCGATCGGAGCTTATTTAGAAAGCCGGGGTGGAGATTGCTCGCACACGCTCTTTTTTGGCTTGCAATATCTACTACTGCGTTATTTCTTCCAGCCAATCACTAGCGCTGACATTCAAGAAGCCGCCGCGCTGTTTCAAGCGCATGGGCTGCCTTTCAATCAAGCGGGCTGGCAACGAGTTTGCGATCGCTATGGCGGGTATTTACCTTTACGAATTCGGGCTGTCCCGGAAGGTAGCCTTGTCCCCACCGGCAATATCTTGCTGACAGTGGAATCGACCGATCCTGAATTGGCTTGGCTGGCCACTTGGGTTGAGACACTACTGCTGCGGGTTTGGTATCCGATAACTGTGGCTACACGCAGTTGGCAGCTTCGGCAAATCATTCAGCAAGCGCTGGAGCAATCAGCCGAAAATCCAGCAGCTGAAATTGACTTCAAACTGCATGACTTTGGATCACGCGGGGTATCGAGCCAAGAAAGTGCTGCAATCGGCGGGCTGGCTCATTTGGTCAACTTTCAAGGCACTGATACGATCGCTGCGTTACTGGCAGGACAGCGCTATTACGATTGCGCGATCGCTGGCTTTTCGATTCCGGCGGCGGAGCATTCAACGATTACGGCTTGGGGCCCATCGGGTGAGTTAGATGCTTACCGCAATATGCTCGATCGCTTTGCAAATCCGGGATCTGTGGTGGCTGTTGTATCGGACTCCTATGATCTCTGGCATGCCGTCGATCAGCTTTGGGGTGAGGATCTCCGCGATCGCATTTTGCAATCGGGAGCAACCGTTGTCATTCGGCCTGACTCAGGCAATCCTGAGCAGATTGTGCCGGAATTACTGCGTCGTTTGGCCGCTAAGTTCGGCTGCGATCGCAATCAGAAGGGTTATCAAGTTTTGCGATCGGTGCGGGTGATTCAGGGCGATGGGATCACAGTGGACAGTCTGCCCAAAGTTCTGCAAGCGGTTATGGCCGCTGGCTTTAGTGCCAGTAATGTCGCTTTTGGCATGGGTGGCGGGCTGTTGCAGCAGGTCAATCGCGATACCCAACGCTTTGCCTACAAGTGCAGCTGGATCGAGCGATCGGGACAAGTGATTCCCATTTGCAAGCGACCAGCCACGGATCTGCGCAAGGCTAGCAAAGCAGGACGCTTGGATTTAATTCGCGATCGCGAGGGGCAATACCGAACAGTCTCGTTACTGACGTCAGAGCCTGACCCGCAATCCTGCCTGCAAACGGTGTTTGAAAATGGTGCGATCGTGCGGCGACAAAGCTTGCAGGAAATCCGCGATCGCGCTCGTTCTGAGACACGCTAG
- a CDS encoding bifunctional nicotinamide-nucleotide adenylyltransferase/Nudix hydroxylase, producing the protein MKYDVAVYIGRFQPFHNGHLSVVQRSLEVAQHLLILTGSHLASPDTRNPWSSEEREEMIRAALPANWQKRVSFIPIRDHLYSDNLWLTEIQQKVLEEAGEEARIVLVGHRKDRSSYYLDLFPQWDFLEVPRLEAVHSTAIRDAYFSGSEESNYAAALPAGVADYLTAYQQTGRYQWLRDEADYIKGYRQAWAVAPYAPTFVTTDAIVIQSGHVLVVRRKARPGKGLIALPGGYIQLDETVLEGMLRELREETGLKVPKPVLQGSIVEIRVFDAPQRSQRGRIITHAFCIHLKPGPLPSVRGGDDAEKAWWMSLADLYAHEDQFFEDHFQIIQHFVSRT; encoded by the coding sequence ATGAAATACGACGTTGCGGTCTACATCGGCCGTTTTCAGCCTTTTCATAATGGTCATTTATCAGTGGTTCAGCGATCGCTTGAGGTCGCGCAGCACCTACTGATCCTGACGGGTAGTCATTTAGCATCCCCCGATACTCGTAATCCTTGGAGTTCCGAGGAACGCGAAGAGATGATTAGGGCAGCATTGCCTGCCAATTGGCAAAAACGAGTCAGCTTTATCCCCATTCGTGACCATCTCTACAGTGACAATCTTTGGCTGACTGAAATTCAGCAAAAAGTTCTCGAAGAAGCTGGCGAAGAAGCCCGCATTGTTTTAGTCGGTCACCGTAAAGATCGCAGTAGCTATTACCTTGATCTCTTTCCCCAGTGGGATTTTTTGGAAGTGCCGCGACTAGAAGCAGTTCACTCCACTGCGATTCGTGATGCTTATTTCAGCGGTTCTGAAGAGTCAAACTATGCCGCTGCTTTACCTGCAGGTGTTGCAGACTATCTGACGGCGTATCAGCAAACAGGTCGCTATCAATGGCTACGCGATGAGGCTGATTACATCAAAGGCTATCGGCAAGCTTGGGCTGTCGCACCCTACGCGCCCACTTTTGTGACGACTGATGCGATCGTGATTCAGTCGGGGCATGTGCTGGTCGTTCGTCGCAAGGCACGTCCAGGCAAGGGCCTGATTGCATTGCCAGGAGGCTACATCCAGCTAGATGAAACCGTTCTGGAAGGAATGCTGCGGGAACTACGCGAAGAGACAGGATTAAAAGTTCCGAAGCCTGTTTTGCAAGGATCGATTGTTGAAATTCGCGTCTTTGATGCACCGCAGCGATCGCAACGGGGACGGATCATTACCCATGCCTTTTGCATTCACCTCAAACCGGGACCTTTACCATCTGTGCGTGGTGGCGATGATGCCGAAAAAGCTTGGTGGATGTCACTCGCTGATCTCTATGCTCACGAAGATCAATTTTTCGAGGATCACTTCCAAATCATTCAGCATTTTGTGAGTCGAACTTAG
- a CDS encoding DUF3122 domain-containing protein: MHWLIWGWCLLLLLGSPSLPAIAAIHHYPEAGDREMIRSLQSLRDARDQSWQVIFYERRQGSDRLASRLRLVGFPAVRLSRQTPLIVEQTGQQLALPNVTDLDAQLSANVAEFDSEALLPLLDRVTPLRLQLDQEVALTVPPFMVKEWAAIGHE; the protein is encoded by the coding sequence ATGCATTGGCTGATATGGGGATGGTGCTTGCTTCTCCTGTTGGGGAGTCCGAGCTTGCCCGCGATCGCGGCGATCCATCACTATCCCGAAGCGGGCGATCGCGAAATGATTCGCTCCTTGCAAAGTCTGCGCGATGCAAGGGATCAATCTTGGCAGGTGATTTTCTATGAACGTCGCCAAGGCAGCGATCGCCTAGCATCACGGCTGCGCTTAGTGGGGTTTCCAGCGGTGCGGCTCTCGCGACAGACGCCCTTGATCGTGGAGCAAACCGGACAGCAACTGGCATTGCCCAATGTGACCGATCTGGATGCTCAGCTCAGCGCCAATGTGGCGGAGTTCGATAGCGAAGCGCTATTGCCGCTTCTCGATCGCGTGACTCCACTGCGGCTGCAGCTCGACCAGGAAGTGGCACTGACGGTGCCGCCGTTTATGGTCAAAGAATGGGCTGCGATCGGGCATGAGTGA
- the ribD gene encoding bifunctional diaminohydroxyphosphoribosylaminopyrimidine deaminase/5-amino-6-(5-phosphoribosylamino)uracil reductase RibD, translated as MSDRDRQYMQRCLELAAQAAGQTAPNPMVGCIIVQGEEIVGEGFHPAAGQPHAEVFALRQAGDRARGATLYVNLEPCNHYGRTPPCSEAVVAAGLKRVVVGMVDPDPRVTGGGIARLQQAGIEVTVGVEQAACEQMNEAFVWRVTQRRPFGILKYAMTLDGRIAASTGHSAWVSSPESRRQVHSLRSQVDAVIVGGNTVRLDNPRLTCHDISDRHPLRVVMSRRLDLPLEANLWQTDIAPTLVFTEETADRDRWRKLEDQGVEVVVRSPLTPSEVSAELFNRGLSTLLWECGGTLAAAALREGLIQKLLAFIAPKLIGGPPGYSPVGDLGLLRMDQALKVERSQWQAIGPDLCWTAYLDLVSGQEGVS; from the coding sequence ATGAGTGATCGCGATCGCCAGTACATGCAGCGCTGTTTGGAACTAGCAGCCCAAGCAGCTGGACAAACCGCCCCCAACCCGATGGTCGGCTGCATCATCGTCCAAGGCGAGGAAATCGTGGGTGAAGGCTTCCATCCGGCCGCCGGTCAGCCCCATGCCGAAGTGTTTGCCCTGCGACAAGCGGGCGATCGCGCTCGGGGAGCAACGCTCTACGTCAATCTTGAACCCTGTAATCACTATGGCCGGACGCCGCCTTGTAGCGAAGCAGTCGTCGCCGCTGGTCTAAAGCGGGTTGTAGTCGGCATGGTTGACCCTGATCCCCGAGTGACCGGTGGTGGCATTGCGCGACTTCAGCAAGCAGGCATCGAAGTCACGGTCGGCGTCGAGCAAGCCGCCTGTGAGCAAATGAATGAAGCGTTTGTTTGGCGGGTGACTCAGCGTCGTCCCTTTGGCATTCTCAAGTACGCCATGACCTTGGATGGCCGGATCGCCGCCAGTACAGGGCATAGCGCCTGGGTCAGCAGTCCTGAATCACGTCGCCAAGTTCACTCACTGCGATCGCAAGTGGATGCAGTGATTGTGGGCGGCAATACAGTGCGGCTGGACAACCCCCGTCTGACTTGTCATGACATCAGCGATCGCCATCCCCTGCGGGTCGTGATGAGTCGCCGTTTGGATTTGCCGTTAGAGGCTAACCTCTGGCAGACCGACATTGCGCCAACACTCGTTTTTACTGAAGAGACTGCCGATCGCGATCGCTGGCGGAAACTCGAAGACCAAGGCGTAGAAGTGGTTGTGCGATCGCCCCTCACGCCGAGTGAAGTCAGTGCTGAGTTATTCAATCGCGGTCTTTCGACCCTGCTCTGGGAATGTGGCGGTACTTTGGCGGCAGCGGCTTTGCGAGAAGGTCTGATCCAGAAGCTGCTGGCTTTCATTGCCCCCAAACTCATTGGTGGCCCGCCTGGCTATAGCCCTGTCGGTGATTTGGGTTTACTGCGAATGGATCAAGCCCTCAAAGTCGAGCGATCGCAGTGGCAAGCGATCGGGCCAGATCTCTGCTGGACCGCCTATCTTGATCTCGTCAGCGGGCAAGAAGGAGTGTCTTAG
- a CDS encoding cbb3-type cytochrome c oxidase subunit I, with translation MTIASPAGFRRLPPWLARLAGSSTLSESQPDHAAWVWLGGALVWMILGMCLGMIAAIKLAYPDFLGGAAPLGFGRVRPEHVNTILFGWIVGGEIGAALYIVPRVCQRSLILGELGALSGWAYHIAVLLGLVSVSLGWTKGAKYEEWVRGINLAVVITVNLTALCLVLTAFERRVSGLFVSVWYFFLFAIAFDFIYIPANLSRNAGAEGAVINWYYGHNAVGSVMTGAGLAIAYYVVPRLLNRQLFAHGIATLSFWTFAGFYIWNGGHHLLYGPVPRFITMMGYFAAFGMTLPFVLSTVSLWGTIWGQWRAILDSIAVRFAVLAGSVYFWASASGAMLAWHELTVIQHFSDNTIAHVHLAFLGFTTPALNALLYLMVERGMRRPLIAVLQKLHWWMFVIGCALYILPIYGAAFFEGVGWFQQVPFSETVALRYPYYYLRMYSGLFLIGGQLAMVWNLIYAWRSPALEAVPAIDSPVWLVPGEEA, from the coding sequence ATGACTATCGCGAGCCCAGCCGGGTTTCGTCGTTTGCCTCCTTGGCTAGCACGACTGGCGGGCAGTTCAACGCTGAGTGAATCTCAACCTGATCATGCAGCTTGGGTCTGGCTGGGGGGCGCACTTGTCTGGATGATTCTGGGCATGTGCCTTGGCATGATCGCAGCGATCAAGCTGGCCTACCCCGATTTCTTGGGGGGTGCAGCTCCCCTCGGCTTTGGTCGAGTGCGCCCCGAACATGTCAACACCATTCTGTTTGGCTGGATTGTTGGTGGCGAAATTGGCGCAGCGCTCTACATCGTGCCGCGCGTCTGCCAGCGATCGCTCATCTTGGGTGAACTGGGTGCCCTGAGTGGCTGGGCCTATCACATCGCCGTTTTGCTGGGGCTCGTCAGCGTTAGCCTAGGCTGGACCAAAGGCGCAAAGTACGAGGAATGGGTGCGTGGCATCAACCTAGCGGTGGTGATCACGGTGAATCTCACAGCGCTCTGTTTGGTGCTCACGGCTTTCGAGCGGCGGGTTAGCGGCCTGTTTGTCAGCGTCTGGTACTTCTTTCTATTCGCGATCGCCTTTGACTTCATCTATATTCCCGCCAACCTCAGTCGTAATGCCGGGGCCGAAGGCGCGGTCATCAACTGGTACTACGGCCACAATGCAGTCGGCTCCGTTATGACCGGAGCGGGCTTGGCGATCGCCTATTACGTTGTGCCACGGCTGCTGAATCGCCAACTGTTTGCCCACGGCATCGCTACCTTGAGCTTCTGGACCTTTGCCGGCTTCTACATCTGGAACGGCGGCCACCACTTACTTTATGGTCCGGTACCGCGCTTCATCACGATGATGGGCTATTTCGCAGCCTTTGGTATGACACTGCCCTTTGTCCTGTCGACGGTGTCGCTCTGGGGCACTATTTGGGGCCAGTGGCGCGCCATTTTGGACAGCATTGCCGTGCGCTTCGCGGTTCTTGCTGGCTCTGTCTACTTCTGGGCTTCAGCCTCGGGAGCCATGCTGGCTTGGCACGAACTCACCGTGATTCAGCATTTCTCTGACAACACGATCGCCCACGTTCACCTCGCCTTCCTCGGCTTCACGACACCAGCCCTGAATGCCCTGCTCTATCTGATGGTGGAACGGGGGATGCGCCGGCCACTGATCGCCGTCCTGCAGAAATTGCACTGGTGGATGTTTGTGATTGGCTGCGCGCTCTACATCCTGCCGATCTACGGGGCCGCCTTTTTTGAAGGGGTGGGCTGGTTCCAGCAAGTGCCCTTTAGTGAAACCGTTGCCCTGCGCTACCCCTACTACTACCTGCGGATGTACAGCGGTCTTTTCCTAATTGGCGGGCAGTTGGCGATGGTTTGGAACCTGATCTATGCCTGGCGATCGCCTGCATTAGAGGCAGTACCGGCAATCGACTCCCCAGTCTGGCTGGTTCCAGGAGAAGAAGCATGA